The Oncorhynchus nerka isolate Pitt River unplaced genomic scaffold, Oner_Uvic_2.0 unplaced_scaffold_4805, whole genome shotgun sequence genome includes a window with the following:
- the LOC135566466 gene encoding zinc finger protein 239-like — protein sequence MNTGERPDFPSDSGKSPSGEPDPETPKPVRPHHCSHCGKTFTWLSKLKEHERTHTGEKPYQCAICGKTFTQLGGFQYHERTHREKNTYHCSQNGTTFTQLGNLKKNDRILTQGEKTNHCSQCGKSFKWLSKLKEHERTHTGEKPFQCSHCEKKFNQSSHLKEHERIHTGERSFQCSQCGKGFTWLWNLKTHERTHTGEKPYQCSLCGKTFTQLGGFKYHERTHAEKKTYHCSQCEKTFTRLGNLKKHETIHTQEETIHTQEETIHTQEETIHTQEETIHTQEETIHTQEETIHTQEETIHTQEETIHTQEEKAPSAERLLVS from the coding sequence GAGAGAGGCCAGACTTTCCCTCTGACAGCGGGAAGAGTCCCTCAGGGGAACCAGACCCAGAGACACCCAAACCAGTGAGACCACACCACTGCTCCCACTGTGGAAAGACTTTTACCTGGTTATCAAAGCTGAAAGAGCAcgagagaacacacactggagaaaaGCCTTACCAATGTGCCATTTGTGGCAAGACTTTTACCCAGTTAGGGGGCTTTCAATATCATGAGCGGACACACAGAGAAAAAAATACCTACCACTGCTCTCAGAATGGAACGACATTTACCCAGTTAGGGAACCTGAAAAAGAACGACAGAATTCTCACACAGGGAGAGAAGACAAACCACTGCTCCCAGTGCGGAAAGAGTTTTAAATGGTTATCCAAGCTGAAAGAGCACGAGAGGAcccacacaggagaaaagcctttccAATGCTCCCATTGCGAAAAGAAATTTAACCAGTCATCGCATCTGAAGgagcatgagagaatacacactggagagaggtctttccaatgctcccagtgtggaaagggttttaccTGGTTATGGAACCTGAAAACACACGAGAGGACCCACACGGGAGAAAAGCCGTACCAATGCTCCCTGTGTGGAAAGACGTTTACCCAGTTAGGGGGCTTTAAATATCACGAGAGAACACACGCAGAAAAAAAGACCTACCACTGCTCTCAGTGTGAAAAGACATTTACCCGGTTAGGGAACCTAAAAAAGCATGagacaatacacacacaggaggagacaatacacacacaggaggagacaatacacacacaggaggagacaatacacacacaggaggagacaatacacacacaggaggagacaatacacacacaggaggagacaatacacacacaggaggagacaatacacacacaggaggagacaatacacacacaggaggagAAGGCTCCCAGTGCGGAGAGACTTTTAGTCAGTTAG